One Chloroflexota bacterium DNA window includes the following coding sequences:
- a CDS encoding energy-coupling factor ABC transporter permease encodes MHIPDGFLSTPVALLMWVVAIVGVAYALWRVNRELDERQVPLMGVLAAAIFAGQMLNFSVTGGTSGHLVGAALAAIVLGPWAAILVMTCVVGTQALLFQDGGLLALGANIVNMGLVGVAVGYAIYWTVRRLAGDRSWGLFAGGFVAGWLSIVIAALLCALQLAISGTSPANVAVPAMGGIHMLIGVGEGLITAGALAFLYAARRDLLLAGKAHLPSGKGVWIVGLAIAIVLAVLSPLASTHPDGLEWVAEQQGFIEAAREAPYELIPDYVFPGISNEAVATIVAGIVGSLIVFAITYLVAAGRRRRESLRAQ; translated from the coding sequence ATGCATATCCCGGATGGTTTCCTTTCTACGCCAGTAGCGCTGCTCATGTGGGTCGTAGCCATCGTCGGTGTGGCTTATGCACTGTGGCGGGTGAATCGCGAGCTGGATGAGCGCCAGGTGCCTCTGATGGGAGTACTGGCTGCGGCTATCTTTGCTGGTCAGATGCTGAACTTTAGCGTCACGGGCGGGACATCAGGCCACCTCGTGGGCGCTGCTCTGGCGGCGATTGTGCTCGGGCCGTGGGCTGCTATCTTGGTCATGACCTGCGTAGTGGGCACACAGGCTTTGCTCTTTCAAGATGGTGGGTTGCTTGCTCTAGGCGCCAATATCGTCAATATGGGTCTAGTGGGAGTAGCGGTAGGCTATGCCATTTACTGGACTGTGCGCAGATTGGCTGGCGATAGGAGTTGGGGTCTATTCGCAGGTGGCTTTGTTGCCGGCTGGCTGTCTATTGTGATTGCAGCGTTGCTATGTGCTTTGCAACTAGCCATATCTGGCACTTCGCCGGCCAATGTGGCCGTGCCGGCCATGGGCGGGATTCACATGCTCATCGGCGTCGGTGAAGGCCTGATCACCGCTGGGGCCTTGGCTTTTCTCTATGCGGCGCGCCGTGATTTGCTTTTGGCTGGGAAAGCGCATTTGCCTAGTGGAAAAGGGGTGTGGATTGTCGGATTGGCGATAGCGATCGTGCTAGCGGTTCTTTCCCCCTTGGCCTCGACCCATCCCGATGGCCTGGAGTGGGTTGCTGAGCAGCAAGGTTTTATCGAAGCTGCGCGGGAAGCGCCTTACGAACTTATCCCTGACTATGTGTTTCCTGGGATCTCGAATGAAGCGGTCGCTACGATTGTAGCTGGCATTGTTGGTTCACTCATCGTGTTTGCTATCACCTATCTAGTTGCGGCAGGACGCCGCCGGCGCGAGTCGTTGCGCGCGCAGTAG
- a CDS encoding class I SAM-dependent methyltransferase — protein sequence MIHEAEFTQEQGIFVPHRRPHHRDDEYDEQIFAVLIQMQREHFWYYGRHKLLLNVLKKEISQQFGAANNLRAIDIGGGCGGWLEYLRAHAPGMFQKLALGDSSMRALSLAEAVVGSFATRYQIDLLDIPWVEEWDVVFLLDVLEHIPDHVEALRQIRKSMRPGGLLFVTTPALEAFWTYNDELAQHQRRYCRQDFRALAEHTGLELLRTDYFMFFLSPALLLSRLLFRPPILATPEQRREHLARTHRIPAPPINRLLAKVFSIEASMVNTVRFPWGTSILAVFKR from the coding sequence ATGATTCATGAAGCGGAGTTCACCCAAGAACAAGGTATCTTTGTCCCACACCGACGCCCTCATCATCGAGATGATGAGTATGACGAGCAGATATTCGCAGTGCTCATCCAGATGCAGCGTGAGCACTTTTGGTACTATGGACGTCACAAACTGTTGCTGAACGTATTGAAGAAGGAGATTTCCCAACAATTTGGTGCCGCAAACAATCTGCGTGCGATTGATATAGGAGGAGGATGTGGTGGGTGGCTCGAATACCTACGCGCTCATGCCCCGGGCATGTTTCAAAAACTCGCCCTAGGCGATAGCTCCATGCGCGCCTTATCTCTGGCTGAAGCAGTAGTCGGCTCTTTCGCAACACGTTATCAGATCGATCTGCTTGACATCCCCTGGGTTGAAGAATGGGATGTGGTCTTCCTTCTCGACGTTCTCGAACATATCCCAGATCATGTGGAAGCTCTCCGACAAATAAGGAAAAGCATGCGGCCAGGAGGATTGCTTTTCGTGACAACGCCAGCATTAGAGGCATTCTGGACATATAACGACGAACTGGCACAGCACCAAAGACGCTACTGCCGGCAAGACTTTCGAGCATTGGCTGAGCATACCGGTCTTGAACTTCTGCGGACAGACTATTTCATGTTCTTTCTTAGCCCAGCCCTATTATTGAGCCGACTCCTGTTCCGTCCTCCTATATTGGCCACGCCTGAACAGCGCCGAGAGCATCTGGCGCGAACTCACCGCATCCCTGCACCACCGATAAACAGGCTGCTCGCGAAGGTTTTTTCAATTGAGGCATCTATGGTGAATACTGTCCGCTTCCCATGGGGCACCTCAATTCTCGCGGTGTTCAAACGATGA
- a CDS encoding DEAD/DEAH box helicase family protein, which translates to MPFEITQQNASALEPLFKPWEEPTLHRLPNPTPGEPAIIAPGRRPSKVPLVRAIRAEVDAWRRGGYAGVSDTSRALLQHWFNNEHLVKTDAGDVVPFRYHWAQREAIETFIYLYELRRVRNVAELLFEFGDNQLADLALGIPPEQDCWAKYCAKIATGAGKTKIMSLAIVWSYFHSLYEPDSDLARHFVVIAPNLTVYERLKDDFENCAIFYQDPLIPDEWRSDFQMQVVLQDEPGGATTTGAIYLTNIHRLYPSRDNGGDAPREIGADAIFGPPVVRGRALDTGESLRQRITSHSRLMALNDEAHHLHDPDLAWNRAIEALHEESLKRGNRGLCAQLDFTATPKHNDGSLFRHIVVDFPLGEAVDAGIVKVPVLGESDELVVRGDKKTPAHERYHMHLQLGYERYLKTYDELHKVRKPILFVMTEDAAAANEIADYLDSNAFPLLKGRVLNIHTRLRGRVKTVLRGGRTFKEFVENETAMKPDDLRALREMSRELDSPDSKFRCVVSVMMLREGWDVRNVTTIVPLRPYSAKSGILPEQTLGRGLRRMFPLGDTPELVTVIEHPAFRKLYEDELTQEGLDIAVLPVREVFKQTVTIFVDHEHKDVEALEIEIPLVSDAIETTQELQGLTFEEVRDAFLAGFKPLPIGQKREGPIEYKERHLFTDEIVATMRLDAGLLNNAWSAPAYFAQMLGRTCRVSNPHQALAPLVERFLAEVLFERPVDLYSGEVDHRMRDLDVMEHIRATFTPLILQKTVRKQKRQRVSRGQRLSTWKPYQATSHDKRPALPAQRTMFNLVPCDNDFEQGFTDFLETAQDVAAFAKNAGPQKLMIDYLRPDGQRALYVPDFFVRTQDGDHYLVELKGRQDEMVPLKASAAVEWCKVASGKQTRWHYLYVPYHLFQQEAATTIAELARACEPSLKTLLNEWETRQLALPLEEATAQSQAETLFERVLREAGITHPPVEVESVMRQAVLLLDHAIRSRQPTFAHAFQPLLGPLEEYALRVLAKYLKPVIPPDKEASIAFFNPSLEHLPQRERALLEKNQRYLRDNLVFGRSIQRLGTFLFCLEYARQGRDDVHGIWEEVRRRFSAARFGALCELLSQVNEFRNTRVAHVEAPLTDEQEAWDAMRAWLACLNIVAGNIE; encoded by the coding sequence ATGCCCTTCGAGATCACCCAGCAGAACGCATCGGCCCTGGAGCCGCTCTTCAAGCCGTGGGAAGAGCCGACGCTGCACCGCCTGCCCAACCCAACGCCGGGCGAGCCGGCGATCATCGCGCCCGGGCGACGGCCCAGCAAGGTGCCCCTCGTGCGCGCCATTCGCGCCGAGGTGGACGCCTGGCGGCGCGGCGGCTATGCCGGCGTCAGCGACACCTCGCGGGCGCTGCTCCAGCACTGGTTCAATAACGAACATCTGGTCAAGACGGATGCGGGAGACGTGGTTCCCTTCCGCTATCACTGGGCACAGCGGGAGGCCATCGAGACCTTCATCTACCTGTACGAACTGCGCCGCGTGCGCAACGTGGCCGAACTGCTGTTCGAGTTTGGCGACAATCAACTGGCTGACCTGGCTCTGGGCATCCCGCCGGAGCAAGACTGCTGGGCAAAGTACTGCGCCAAGATCGCCACCGGCGCCGGCAAGACCAAGATCATGAGCCTGGCCATCGTGTGGAGCTACTTCCACAGCCTCTACGAACCGGACTCCGACCTGGCGCGCCACTTTGTGGTCATCGCGCCCAACCTGACCGTCTATGAGCGCCTGAAAGATGATTTCGAGAACTGCGCCATCTTCTATCAGGACCCGCTCATCCCCGACGAGTGGCGCAGCGACTTTCAGATGCAGGTGGTGCTGCAAGACGAACCGGGCGGCGCGACGACGACCGGCGCCATCTACCTGACCAACATCCACCGCCTCTACCCCAGCCGCGACAACGGGGGCGACGCGCCGCGTGAGATAGGGGCGGACGCGATCTTTGGTCCGCCGGTGGTACGCGGCCGGGCGCTGGACACTGGCGAAAGCCTACGCCAGCGCATAACCTCCCATTCGCGTCTGATGGCGCTCAACGACGAAGCCCATCACCTGCATGACCCCGATCTCGCCTGGAACCGCGCCATCGAAGCGCTGCACGAGGAAAGCCTGAAGCGCGGCAATCGGGGCTTGTGCGCGCAACTGGACTTTACCGCCACGCCCAAGCACAACGACGGATCGCTCTTTCGCCATATCGTCGTGGATTTTCCCCTGGGCGAGGCCGTAGACGCAGGCATCGTCAAGGTGCCGGTGCTGGGCGAGTCGGATGAACTGGTGGTGCGCGGCGACAAAAAAACGCCCGCCCACGAGCGCTATCACATGCATCTGCAACTGGGCTATGAGCGCTATCTCAAGACCTACGACGAATTGCACAAGGTGCGCAAGCCGATCTTGTTCGTGATGACAGAAGATGCCGCTGCGGCGAACGAAATCGCCGATTATCTGGACAGCAACGCCTTTCCATTGCTCAAGGGGCGTGTGTTGAACATTCACACCCGGCTCAGGGGGCGGGTCAAGACGGTCTTGCGCGGGGGTCGAACGTTCAAGGAGTTCGTGGAAAACGAAACGGCCATGAAGCCGGACGACCTGCGTGCACTGCGTGAGATGTCCCGTGAACTGGACAGCCCCGATAGCAAATTTCGCTGTGTGGTCTCGGTGATGATGTTGCGCGAGGGTTGGGACGTGCGCAACGTGACCACCATCGTACCGCTGCGCCCCTACTCGGCCAAATCAGGCATCCTGCCGGAACAAACCCTGGGGCGCGGCCTGCGCCGCATGTTCCCGCTCGGTGATACGCCGGAGCTGGTCACCGTGATTGAGCATCCGGCTTTCCGCAAACTCTACGAAGACGAACTAACCCAGGAAGGGTTGGACATCGCCGTCCTGCCCGTGCGCGAGGTATTCAAACAAACTGTCACGATCTTTGTGGATCACGAGCACAAAGACGTGGAGGCGCTGGAGATCGAGATTCCGCTGGTTTCCGACGCCATCGAAACCACGCAGGAACTGCAGGGGTTGACCTTCGAAGAGGTGCGCGACGCCTTTCTGGCCGGGTTCAAGCCGCTGCCAATCGGCCAGAAAAGGGAAGGGCCGATTGAGTACAAAGAGCGGCACCTGTTCACCGATGAGATTGTGGCAACCATGCGGCTGGATGCCGGCCTGTTGAATAACGCCTGGTCGGCCCCGGCTTACTTTGCGCAGATGTTGGGCCGCACCTGCCGCGTCTCCAACCCTCATCAGGCGCTCGCGCCGTTGGTGGAGCGTTTTCTTGCCGAGGTACTGTTTGAACGTCCGGTTGACCTCTATAGCGGGGAAGTGGATCACCGCATGCGCGACCTGGACGTGATGGAGCACATCCGCGCCACATTCACGCCACTGATTCTGCAAAAGACGGTGCGCAAGCAGAAACGCCAGCGCGTCAGCCGCGGACAACGCCTTTCCACCTGGAAGCCTTATCAGGCCACCAGCCACGACAAACGTCCCGCTTTGCCTGCCCAGCGCACCATGTTCAACCTCGTGCCCTGCGACAACGATTTTGAGCAGGGATTTACCGACTTTCTCGAAACGGCGCAGGACGTGGCCGCCTTTGCCAAGAATGCCGGACCGCAGAAATTGATGATTGACTATCTCAGGCCGGATGGGCAGCGTGCGCTCTATGTCCCTGACTTTTTCGTGCGTACCCAAGATGGCGATCATTACCTGGTGGAACTCAAAGGCCGCCAGGACGAGATGGTCCCACTCAAGGCCAGTGCCGCCGTTGAATGGTGCAAGGTCGCTTCCGGCAAGCAGACGCGCTGGCACTATCTCTATGTGCCGTATCACCTTTTCCAGCAGGAGGCAGCCACGACCATCGCTGAATTGGCCCGCGCCTGCGAGCCATCGCTCAAGACTTTGCTGAACGAGTGGGAAACGCGGCAACTTGCTTTGCCCCTGGAAGAAGCCACCGCCCAGTCTCAGGCTGAAACGTTGTTCGAGCGGGTGTTGCGGGAAGCCGGCATCACGCACCCGCCCGTCGAGGTTGAGAGCGTGATGCGTCAGGCCGTGTTACTGCTCGATCATGCCATTCGCTCGCGCCAGCCTACTTTTGCCCACGCCTTCCAGCCCCTGCTCGGTCCATTGGAAGAATATGCCCTACGTGTCTTGGCAAAATACCTGAAGCCCGTTATCCCGCCAGACAAAGAGGCGTCCATCGCCTTCTTCAATCCCAGCCTGGAGCATCTGCCCCAACGCGAGCGGGCACTGTTGGAGAAGAATCAGCGTTATCTGCGTGACAATCTGGTCTTCGGGCGCTCGATCCAGCGTTTGGGGACGTTCCTCTTTTGCCTGGAGTACGCCCGCCAGGGTAGAGATGACGTTCATGGGATATGGGAAGAAGTCAGGCGGCGGTTCTCAGCAGCGCGGTTCGGTGCACTTTGTGAACTCTTGTCACAAGTCAACGAATTCCGCAACACGCGCGTCGCCCATGTTGAAGCTCCGCTTACCGACGAGCAAGAGGCATGGGATGCCATGCGCGCATGGCTGGCGTGCTTGAACATAGTGGCTGGGAACATTGAGTAA
- a CDS encoding transposase: MTDSIQIGTWPHGPLHLFVPNALYIVTASTLHKQRIFDTAAKLVLLQNTLFEVMLAHGWELEAWALFVNHYHFIARAPEDGTSLKRLIQRLHSQSARLVNELDRTPGRRVWFQYWDTCLTYEKSYDARLNYVHNNPVKHGLVPVAEQYPFCSAAWFKAHASDDFRKKLTAVPYDRVNVPDVDC; this comes from the coding sequence ATGACAGACTCCATTCAAATCGGTACCTGGCCACATGGGCCGCTGCACCTCTTTGTGCCCAACGCTCTCTACATCGTCACCGCCTCAACCCTCCACAAACAGCGCATCTTTGACACTGCCGCCAAGCTCGTCCTGCTCCAGAACACCCTGTTCGAGGTCATGCTGGCCCACGGGTGGGAACTCGAAGCCTGGGCATTGTTTGTCAATCACTACCATTTCATTGCCCGTGCCCCTGAGGATGGGACGTCGCTCAAACGGCTGATTCAACGCTTGCACTCCCAATCGGCGCGTCTGGTGAATGAATTAGACCGCACTCCAGGCCGGCGGGTCTGGTTTCAGTATTGGGATACCTGTCTGACGTATGAAAAGAGCTATGATGCGCGTTTGAACTATGTCCACAACAACCCGGTTAAACATGGCCTGGTTCCGGTTGCCGAGCAATATCCTTTCTGCTCCGCAGCCTGGTTCAAGGCCCATGCATCGGATGACTTTCGCAAGAAGCTGACGGCTGTTCCTTATGATCGGGTAAACGTTCCAGATGTGGATTGCTGA
- a CDS encoding site-specific DNA-methyltransferase, producing the protein MTDWGPQNPHPLSRMKTELVWEGKYDEYGNRRPVRLPASPLPLQRIETIDQPRDARKAQARQLGLPFDDAEFRRSAHRDDWRNMLIWGDNKLVMAALLEEFRGKIDLIYIDPPFDVGADFTMQVQIGEEGEALQKEQSILEAVAYRDTWGKGTDSYLHMMYERLVLMRDLLSENGNIFVHVDYRVNSLVRLVLEEIFGDQLLNEIIWFYNSGPRAQNGFGKRHDTIFRYGKNADMAFMETEVEDAREPYSPDINIPASKAHYYHPMGKVKGDVWRINIPGQNDKTERTGFNTQKPEALLKQVIGVCSGEGGLVADFFCGSGTTLAVAEKLGRRWIGVDLGRYAIHTTRKRLIQVQRELHEQGKPYRSFDVYNLGRYERQWWQMDRLKGADGEHRRIVLQFYKAAPFLPSPIGRGAGGEGKAQPPHPLLHGKKGAAYVHVDQIDSIFSHEELRAVAEAVRSVGGREVHCLAWEFEMELSRKKEALEAETGVSIRLKYIPREIMEPNRTEVQFFEAGALEARVIWTAEARLQQSKKSKVDVELLRFTPALAEAPEAELAALRERAIRSPFDFIDFWAVDFDYAPDKPFEHHWQDFRTRKDRSLKTRTDIGWHYETPGKHQIAVKVIDVFGVDTTIVLDVEV; encoded by the coding sequence ATGACCGACTGGGGACCCCAAAACCCACACCCGCTTTCCCGTATGAAGACCGAACTGGTCTGGGAGGGCAAATACGACGAGTACGGCAACCGCCGCCCGGTGCGCCTGCCCGCTTCTCCGCTGCCCCTGCAGCGCATCGAGACCATTGACCAGCCCCGCGACGCCCGCAAAGCCCAGGCGCGCCAGTTGGGCCTGCCCTTTGATGACGCAGAGTTTCGCCGCAGCGCCCACCGCGACGACTGGCGCAACATGCTCATCTGGGGCGATAACAAGCTGGTGATGGCCGCTCTGCTGGAAGAGTTCCGCGGCAAGATTGACCTCATCTACATTGATCCGCCCTTCGACGTGGGCGCCGACTTTACCATGCAGGTGCAGATCGGCGAAGAGGGCGAGGCGCTGCAGAAGGAGCAGTCCATCCTGGAGGCGGTGGCCTACCGCGACACCTGGGGCAAGGGGACCGACTCCTACCTGCACATGATGTACGAGCGGCTGGTCCTGATGCGCGACCTGCTCAGCGAGAACGGGAACATTTTTGTTCATGTTGACTACAGAGTTAATAGCCTTGTTCGGCTAGTGCTAGAAGAAATTTTCGGCGATCAACTGCTCAACGAAATCATATGGTTCTACAACAGCGGGCCGAGAGCGCAGAACGGTTTTGGGAAACGGCACGATACGATTTTTCGATATGGCAAGAATGCTGATATGGCATTTATGGAGACCGAAGTCGAGGATGCACGAGAGCCATACAGCCCAGATATCAACATTCCGGCGAGCAAAGCTCACTACTACCATCCTATGGGGAAAGTCAAGGGCGACGTTTGGAGAATAAACATCCCTGGACAAAACGACAAGACAGAACGAACCGGATTCAACACGCAGAAACCAGAGGCGTTGCTTAAACAAGTCATAGGCGTTTGTTCCGGGGAAGGTGGACTAGTAGCAGACTTCTTCTGCGGCAGCGGCACCACCCTCGCCGTCGCCGAGAAGCTCGGCCGGCGCTGGATCGGCGTGGACCTGGGACGCTACGCCATCCATACCACCCGCAAGCGGCTCATTCAAGTCCAGCGCGAACTGCACGAGCAGGGCAAGCCCTACCGCTCCTTTGACGTCTATAACCTGGGGCGTTACGAGCGTCAGTGGTGGCAGATGGACCGCCTCAAGGGCGCCGATGGCGAGCACCGCCGCATCGTGCTGCAATTCTACAAGGCCGCCCCCTTTCTCCCCTCTCCCATCGGGAGAGGGGCCGGGGGTGAGGGCAAGGCACAACCGCCTCATCCGCTCCTGCACGGCAAGAAGGGCGCGGCCTACGTCCACGTGGATCAAATAGACAGCATCTTCTCCCACGAGGAACTGCGCGCCGTGGCCGAGGCGGTGCGCAGCGTCGGCGGGCGCGAGGTGCACTGCCTGGCCTGGGAGTTCGAGATGGAACTGAGCCGCAAGAAGGAGGCGCTGGAGGCCGAGACCGGCGTCAGCATCCGCCTGAAGTACATCCCCCGCGAGATCATGGAGCCCAACCGCACCGAGGTGCAGTTCTTCGAGGCCGGCGCGCTGGAAGCCCGGGTCATATGGACTGCTGAAGCAAGGCTTCAGCAGTCCAAAAAGTCCAAAGTGGACGTGGAACTGCTGCGCTTTACCCCCGCCCTGGCCGAGGCGCCCGAGGCCGAACTAGCCGCCCTGCGCGAGCGGGCGATCCGCTCGCCGTTCGACTTCATTGACTTTTGGGCGGTGGACTTTGACTATGCCCCCGACAAGCCCTTTGAACACCACTGGCAGGACTTTCGCACGCGCAAAGACCGCTCGCTCAAGACGCGCACCGACATCGGGTGGCACTATGAAACACCCGGCAAGCATCAAATTGCGGTCAAGGTGATTGACGTCTTTGGCGTGGATACGACCATTGTGCTGGATGTGGAGGTTTAA
- a CDS encoding DUF4190 domain-containing protein — protein MKPCPNCQTENLDVAWKCKSCGAELPSSQENDFGNPYGLAKTSLIFGCLAALIVPTILGSLLNSLMATYVSMVSFGIVAVVTGVKALSRIKKRQEKKGQGMAIAGIVLGGLFSILAVCSFAGIVLGPMLQEQFNEIQRSLGTPAP, from the coding sequence ATGAAACCGTGTCCTAATTGCCAAACAGAAAACTTGGACGTAGCTTGGAAATGCAAATCATGCGGAGCAGAATTACCTTCTTCTCAGGAGAATGATTTTGGAAATCCATATGGATTAGCCAAAACAAGCTTGATATTCGGGTGTCTGGCAGCTCTCATTGTCCCAACCATACTCGGTTCTCTGTTGAATTCACTAATGGCTACTTATGTAAGTATGGTCTCCTTCGGGATAGTCGCAGTTGTGACTGGAGTGAAAGCCCTCTCCAGAATCAAAAAGAGACAAGAGAAGAAGGGACAAGGAATGGCAATCGCAGGAATTGTGCTAGGAGGACTATTCTCGATTTTGGCGGTTTGTAGTTTCGCCGGCATAGTCCTTGGGCCTATGCTCCAAGAACAGTTTAATGAAATACAGAGGAGTTTGGGCACGCCTGCTCCATAA
- a CDS encoding integron integrase: MSNLSPKPAQASSSPKLLDRVREALRRKHYSYRTEQAYLLWIKRFILFYNPGLSPANVKRHPKEMGASEVEAFLTHLAVKENVAASTQNQALSALLFLYQEVLHKDLGPIDALRAKKPKRLPTVLTKDEVRWVISHLSGPHQLMAKLLYGSGLRLMECLRLRVKDLDFDHRTIIVRDGKGAEDRVTMLPASLIISLQEHLQYVKRLYEQDLAKGYGAVYLPNALARKYPNAEREWGWQYVFPSARLSVDPHSGLVRRHHLDESGLQKAVREAARQAGIIKPVGPHTFRHSFATHLLQNGYDIRTVQELLGHKDVRTTMIYTHVLQRGGMAMRSPLDLIEDDPKIGERTP, encoded by the coding sequence ATGTCAAATTTATCGCCAAAGCCAGCCCAAGCTTCATCCTCTCCGAAACTCTTAGACCGCGTACGAGAGGCACTGCGTCGCAAGCACTATTCTTACCGCACAGAACAGGCCTACTTGCTCTGGATTAAGCGTTTTATCCTCTTCTACAACCCTGGTCTGAGCCCAGCGAACGTCAAACGTCACCCGAAAGAAATGGGCGCTTCGGAAGTTGAAGCCTTTCTCACTCATCTAGCCGTGAAGGAAAACGTCGCCGCCTCTACTCAGAATCAGGCCCTTAGTGCGTTGCTGTTCCTATACCAAGAGGTGCTCCATAAGGACCTAGGCCCTATTGATGCTTTACGTGCGAAAAAGCCCAAACGCTTACCCACTGTCCTCACCAAAGATGAGGTGCGCTGGGTCATCAGCCACCTGTCCGGCCCCCACCAATTGATGGCCAAACTGCTCTATGGCTCTGGTCTACGCCTGATGGAATGCCTGCGTCTGCGCGTTAAGGACCTGGACTTTGACCACCGCACCATCATCGTGCGGGATGGCAAGGGAGCCGAAGATAGAGTGACGATGTTGCCCGCTAGCCTTATCATCTCATTACAGGAACACCTGCAGTACGTAAAACGCTTGTATGAGCAAGACTTGGCCAAAGGCTACGGTGCTGTCTACCTGCCCAACGCCCTGGCACGCAAATACCCCAATGCGGAGCGCGAGTGGGGCTGGCAATACGTTTTTCCCTCAGCACGCCTATCCGTGGACCCCCACAGTGGCCTCGTGCGTCGCCATCACCTGGACGAGAGCGGCTTACAAAAGGCAGTTCGAGAGGCAGCTCGCCAGGCTGGCATCATCAAACCAGTCGGGCCTCATACTTTCCGCCACTCCTTTGCCACTCACCTCCTCCAAAACGGCTATGACATCCGCACCGTCCAGGAACTTCTCGGCCACAAGGATGTGCGCACGACCATGATCTACACCCACGTCCTACAACGCGGCGGCATGGCTATGCGCAGCCCGCTGGATTTGATAGAAGATGATCCAAAGATAGGGGAGAGAACGCCTTGA
- the mvk gene encoding mevalonate kinase produces MTTACAPGKVILFGEHAVVYGRPAIAVPVTQVRACATVEDASKGEGFCIHAIDLRLQHRIGSPISAEHPAYHLEATVQHTLLRLGIAHTPDLTLTVSSTVPIARGMGSGAAVATAIVRALAQHLGKPLSPQEVSELVYQTEVIHHGTPSGIDNTVIAFERPVYFIKGRPIEIVQVKRPFWLVIGDTGIRGSTKEVVSDVRRAWQAEPDRYEALFDRIGAVAMQARGAIESGEVETLGNLMNENQELLRAIGVSSPELETLIHAARQTGALGAKLCGAGRGGNMIALVHRKEAKPVAAAVREAGAVNVIVSEVKPSSTIP; encoded by the coding sequence TTGACCACCGCTTGTGCTCCGGGCAAAGTAATCCTGTTTGGCGAGCATGCCGTCGTGTATGGCCGACCAGCGATCGCTGTGCCGGTGACGCAGGTGCGTGCTTGCGCCACTGTGGAGGATGCAAGCAAGGGCGAGGGGTTCTGCATTCATGCCATTGATCTGCGCTTACAGCACCGCATTGGCAGTCCCATTTCTGCCGAGCATCCCGCTTATCACCTCGAAGCCACCGTGCAGCATACCCTGCTGCGCTTGGGAATAGCACATACCCCAGACCTCACCTTGACGGTCTCTTCCACAGTGCCCATCGCCCGCGGCATGGGCAGTGGCGCTGCCGTTGCCACGGCCATCGTCCGCGCTCTGGCACAGCACTTGGGAAAGCCCCTCTCCCCACAGGAAGTGTCCGAACTGGTGTACCAGACCGAGGTCATCCACCACGGCACACCCAGCGGCATAGACAACACGGTCATCGCCTTCGAGCGGCCGGTCTATTTCATCAAGGGGCGACCTATTGAGATCGTGCAGGTGAAGCGCCCCTTCTGGCTGGTCATCGGCGACACGGGCATTCGCGGTTCCACCAAGGAGGTCGTGAGCGATGTGCGTCGTGCCTGGCAGGCAGAGCCCGACCGCTACGAAGCTCTGTTCGACCGTATTGGAGCCGTTGCTATGCAAGCCAGGGGGGCGATCGAAAGCGGCGAAGTGGAGACATTAGGCAATTTGATGAACGAGAACCAGGAACTGTTGCGGGCTATTGGCGTTTCTTCGCCGGAGCTAGAGACACTCATCCATGCTGCACGCCAAACGGGAGCGCTTGGCGCCAAACTGTGCGGTGCAGGACGTGGAGGGAACATGATCGCCCTGGTTCACCGCAAAGAGGCAAAGCCCGTGGCTGCAGCCGTTCGTGAGGCGGGTGCGGTGAATGTTATCGTCAGTGAGGTCAAGCCCAGCAGTACCATCCCCTAG